A genome region from Manis pentadactyla isolate mManPen7 chromosome 5, mManPen7.hap1, whole genome shotgun sequence includes the following:
- the PPEF2 gene encoding LOW QUALITY PROTEIN: serine/threonine-protein phosphatase with EF-hands 2 (The sequence of the model RefSeq protein was modified relative to this genomic sequence to represent the inferred CDS: inserted 4 bases in 4 codons; substituted 2 bases at 2 genomic stop codons), translating into MGSGTSTQHHFAFQNAEKGTGILHVGRGRGPDSWVFPQLHARYVLNLLDETRKHLVQLPDINHVSTCYSEEITVCGDLHSQLDDLIFIFYKNVLPSPERTYVFNSDFVDRGKDSVEILMILFAFMLVYPKEFHLNQGKHEDPMVNRHYVFTKEVMXEYKTHGXKILKILQDDFCWLLLATLVDEKALILHGGVADMTDLELLAKLDRHKVIDILWSGSMAQEGCKANTVXGXGCFFGPNVTEQLLQKYNLQFLICSHECKPEGCEVCHGRKVGDPLHLFCSSYYEVGSNREACVRLGPALXPHIVQYQADKATHMLTMRQRISRVEEFALRAWREKLFAFSSDLFVEFKKHDADETGFISLGDWAAIVELVSHLRLLRRMLKPQLASSSXSNVLKYKSWLEDSAREQLSHTNTQSGFLETLYQSRSNLKTVFRVMDSDHSGFVSLDEFGQTWKLFNSHMNTDVTDDCICNLVRSINFNKDGHIDINEFPDTFHLVEQPCSGGDASHCPQATNTNESGRSRPGAHYKQPGLCRAEVPRKQY; encoded by the exons ATGGGAAGCGGCACCTCAACCCAACatcattttgctttccagaatgcagagaaag GGACTGGGATACTGCATGTAGGTCGAGGGCGAGGTCCGGATAGCTGGGTGTTTCCC CAGCTCCATGCTCGCTACGTCTTGAATCTTTTGGATGAAACCAGGAAACATCTGGTACAACTGCCTGACATCAATCATGTCTCCACCTGTTACAGTGAGGAGATCACAGTGTGTG GAGACTTACACAGTCAGCTTGATgacttaatatttatattttataag AATGTCCTCCCGTCACCAGAGAGAACCTATGTCTTCAACAGTGACTTCGTGGATCGAGGCAAGGACTCAGTAGAGATCCTGATGATTCTCTTTGCCTTCATGTTGGTTTACCCAAAAGAGTTCCATCTTAACCAAGGAAAGCATGAGGATCCTATGGTGAACCGACA CTATGTCTTCACCAAGGAAGTGA CTGAATATAAG ACACATGGctagaaaatactaaaaatactgCAAGATGATTTCTGTTGGCTTCTGCTGGCCACTCTGGTTGATGAGAAAGCCCTGATTCTTCATGGTGGAGTGGCAGACATGACTGACCTGGAGCTTTTGGCTAAACTAGACAGGCACAAG GTCATAGATATACTGTGGAGTGGCTCCATGGCCCAGGAGGGCTGCAAGGCCAACACCGTTTGAG CGGGCTGTTTCTTTGGGCCTAATGTGACAGAGCAGTTGTTACAGAAATACAACCTGCAATTCTTGATCTGCTCACACGAGTGCAAACCCGAAGGCTGTGAAGTCTGCCATGGCCGCAAGGTGGGTGACCCTCT CCATCTTTTCTGCTCCAGTTACTATGAAGTTGGCAGCAACAGAGAGGCCTGTGTCAGACTGGGGCCGGCCC ACCCCCACATTGTGCAGTATCAAGCTGACAAGGCAACCCACATGCTAACCATGAGGCAA CGGATTAGCAGAGTAGAGGAGTTCGCTCTGAGAGCTTGGCGGGAAAAGCTGTTTGCTTTTTCCTCGGATCTTTTTGTTGAATTTAAGAAGCATGATGCAGACGAGACTG GTTTCATCTCCCTTGGCGACTGGGCAGCCATCGTGGAGCTTGTGTCGCACCTGAGACTGCTGAGGAGGATGCTGAAGCCGCAGCTGGCGAGCAGCT ACAGTAACGTGCTGAAGTACAAGTCCTGGCTGGAGGACTCAGCCAGAGAACAACTGAGCCACACG AACACACAGTCAGGTTTCCTGGAAACACTGTATCAAAGCCGATCCAACCTGAAGACCGTTTTTAGGGTCATGGACAGCGATCATTCAG GGTTCGTTTCTCTGGATGAGTTCGGGCAGACCTGGAAACTGTTCAACTCTCACATGAACACTGACGTCACAGATGACTGCATCTGTAACCTTGTCCGGAGCATTAACTTCAACAAGGATGGCCACATCGACATCAATGAGTTCCCAGACACCTTCCACCTCGTGGAGCAGCCCTGCTCAGGGGGCGATGCCTCCCATTGCCCACAAGCCACAAACACTAATGAGAGTGGCCGCAGCAGGCCAGGAGCACACTACAAACAGCCTGGTCTCTGCCGCGCAGAGGTGCCTCGCAAGCAATACTGA